In Candidatus Dormiibacterota bacterium, the following proteins share a genomic window:
- the rpsT gene encoding 30S ribosomal protein S20, which produces MPNIKAAEKWVRQSEKRTTRNKDVKTRLKTFFKKAVSTQDAEIALSVESQLDKAAKSGIIHPNKAARKKSRLAAAMKRAASAPEKTMKAKSPSKAKNTKKSGKK; this is translated from the coding sequence TTGCCGAATATCAAGGCCGCTGAGAAATGGGTGCGGCAGTCCGAGAAGCGCACCACGCGTAACAAAGACGTGAAGACCCGCCTGAAGACCTTCTTCAAGAAGGCCGTTTCAACGCAGGATGCCGAGATCGCGCTCTCCGTCGAGAGCCAGCTCGATAAGGCAGCCAAGAGCGGCATCATTCATCCCAATAAAGCGGCTCGTAAGAAATCGCGCCTTGCGGCAGCGATGAAGCGCGCGGCGAGCGCGCCCGAGAAGACGATGAAAGCCAAGAGCCCGTCGAAGGCCAAGAACACGAAAAAGAGCGGCAAGAAGTAG
- a CDS encoding threonine/serine exporter family protein, whose protein sequence is MIDEPTSQPGIAAIADDPKAVFIATMARELHLAGIATDALESTLMNIAASIDLPVQIFALPTNITIAVGPRWNQKVVMMRLEPSSVNLRKISLLNLIYDDLRLGKIDYRQASRLLGEIDTRWPGISPLWEIPALALVAIGVAILLGGGVSELFVAGLIGLVTGIISAFAKNNAVIARLFEVIAAFAGTLIVGLTSHFIGPTNVYIAIVAGVVVLLPGYSLTLALHELANGDLVAGVARLGKVLSTLLALGCGALLGFAILGPHLLQSGDIHTHPVPSRFWILAAVLMSVGLSIDLDARLRDFVWVFAASFMALLTSHLLADTAVHQISAFASAFICGLVANLGARFLRIPQSVMLVPALLVLVPGSLSYKSVLFAFQQNIDAALILGANAAVAAVQLVAGLLLSQLVFPSSPLRLQGKSGLSR, encoded by the coding sequence ATGATTGACGAGCCGACATCGCAGCCCGGAATCGCCGCAATCGCCGACGACCCCAAAGCGGTGTTCATCGCGACGATGGCGCGGGAGTTGCATCTCGCCGGTATCGCTACCGACGCGCTTGAATCGACGCTGATGAATATCGCGGCATCGATCGATCTCCCGGTGCAAATCTTCGCGCTGCCGACGAATATCACGATCGCGGTCGGCCCGCGTTGGAATCAAAAGGTCGTGATGATGCGCCTGGAGCCTTCGAGCGTCAATCTACGGAAGATCTCGCTGCTCAATCTCATCTACGACGATCTGCGCCTCGGAAAAATCGATTACCGCCAAGCCAGCCGTCTGCTCGGCGAAATCGACACGCGATGGCCCGGCATCTCGCCGCTTTGGGAGATTCCCGCGCTGGCGCTCGTGGCGATCGGCGTCGCGATTCTGCTGGGCGGGGGCGTATCGGAGCTCTTCGTGGCTGGGTTGATCGGCCTGGTCACGGGGATCATTAGCGCGTTCGCAAAAAACAACGCGGTTATCGCGCGACTTTTCGAAGTAATCGCCGCCTTCGCGGGTACGCTGATCGTCGGGCTCACGTCCCATTTTATCGGGCCGACCAACGTGTACATCGCGATCGTCGCCGGCGTGGTCGTGCTGTTACCGGGCTACTCGCTCACGTTGGCGTTACACGAACTGGCGAACGGCGATTTGGTCGCCGGCGTCGCGCGTTTGGGCAAGGTGCTCTCGACGCTGCTCGCCCTCGGTTGCGGAGCGCTTCTCGGCTTCGCGATTCTGGGGCCGCACCTCTTACAATCCGGCGACATCCACACGCATCCGGTTCCGAGCCGCTTCTGGATTCTGGCCGCCGTCCTGATGTCGGTCGGGCTTTCGATCGATCTCGACGCGCGCTTACGCGATTTTGTGTGGGTCTTCGCGGCGAGCTTCATGGCGCTGCTCACTTCGCATTTGCTCGCCGACACCGCCGTACATCAGATCTCTGCGTTTGCCTCCGCGTTCATTTGCGGCCTGGTTGCCAATCTCGGCGCGCGCTTCTTGCGCATACCGCAATCGGTCATGCTCGTGCCCGCGCTGCTCGTGCTGGTCCCGGGGAGCCTGAGTTACAAGAGCGTGTTGTTCGCGTTCCAGCAGAATATCGACGCAGCCTTGATTCTCGGAGCAAACGCTGCGGTCGCCGCGGTGCAACTCGTCGCAGGCCTGCTGCTCTCGCAGTTAGTCTTCCCCAGCTCTCCCCTGCGTCTCCAGGGCAAATCCGGCCTCTCGCGCTAA
- the priA gene encoding primosomal protein N', translating to MRVVEALPAIRSSRFDLPLTYETGGFQVQVGDVVRVPLGGREVLAFIVAPEREADADPRVKPLLERLDVPRAFDDAGLHMARFIAEYYLCTLGEALGAVVLNGALPRTDEALRRSAERPPRERYPSVPDRLIALLWETLPDGCSPGALLRHPEARRAGDRVALMRHIQTLVRGGALTRERHFVEPRTQAYRVRVLHPGATPISGKKAEALVAFVREQPGVPRADALLAGFSPAVIARAVKAGALVEATVEPRRTRSAAVAGPAPFPPTAEQRAALARIDAWLDARTYHEALVHGVTGSGKTYIYVEAIKRVVREGGRAIVLVPEISLTPQTARRFEVAFGERVAVLHSALSERERFEAWQACMRGEIDVVVGARSAVFAPLRDVRLLVVDESHETSYKQDTSPRYHAVAVARERMRREGGILLLGSATPSLESYAAATAGRIELIVLRERATAQAMPAVRIVDLGAEFEAGNRRVFSGPLVQALADRIERKQKSVLFVNRRGSASFVLCRSCGKVPECPRCSVSLTAHRSESLLRCHYCDFQTAFPQMCPACGLPTIKEFGIGTERVAEEIARLFPHAHVLRMDSDTTTRVGDHARILSEFEASGDVLVGTQMVAKGLDFPTVTLVGVVAADTGLHIADFRASERTFGLIAQVCGRSGRSAPGEAIVQTYAPNHPAIVLAAQHDYDTFAARELRERRLLGYPPAKRLVYLGIIGRSRTDAWQVATELASLLAERVAGEVLGPAPYAIARLNNEWRFRIALKTAEPAKTRRALREHVLPFARRERRARIAINVEP from the coding sequence ATTCGCGTCGTTGAAGCGCTCCCCGCGATCCGCTCGTCGCGGTTCGATCTTCCGCTCACCTACGAAACGGGCGGCTTCCAGGTGCAGGTGGGCGACGTCGTGCGCGTTCCCCTCGGCGGCCGCGAAGTGCTCGCCTTCATCGTCGCGCCCGAGCGCGAAGCCGATGCGGATCCTCGCGTCAAGCCGTTGCTCGAACGGCTCGACGTGCCGCGCGCCTTCGATGATGCCGGGCTGCACATGGCGCGCTTTATCGCAGAATACTATCTGTGTACGCTGGGCGAAGCCCTCGGCGCCGTCGTGCTCAATGGAGCGCTGCCGCGCACGGATGAGGCGCTGCGACGCTCGGCGGAACGGCCGCCGCGCGAGCGCTACCCCTCCGTCCCCGATCGGCTCATCGCGTTACTGTGGGAGACGCTGCCCGATGGATGCTCGCCGGGAGCGCTGCTGCGTCATCCCGAGGCGCGGCGCGCCGGCGACCGAGTGGCGCTCATGCGCCACATACAGACCTTGGTGCGTGGGGGCGCGTTAACCCGCGAGCGGCATTTTGTAGAACCTCGTACGCAGGCATATCGGGTTCGCGTGTTGCACCCCGGGGCGACGCCGATCTCGGGGAAGAAGGCCGAGGCATTGGTCGCGTTCGTGCGCGAACAGCCCGGCGTACCGCGAGCGGATGCGCTGCTCGCGGGGTTTTCGCCTGCGGTCATCGCGCGAGCCGTAAAGGCCGGGGCGCTCGTGGAAGCAACCGTTGAACCGCGCCGCACGCGCTCCGCAGCCGTTGCGGGGCCCGCGCCGTTTCCGCCAACCGCGGAACAACGCGCGGCCCTCGCGCGCATCGATGCGTGGCTCGACGCGCGCACGTATCACGAAGCGCTCGTTCACGGCGTCACCGGGAGCGGAAAGACGTATATCTACGTGGAGGCGATCAAGCGGGTGGTGCGCGAAGGCGGCCGCGCGATCGTGTTGGTCCCGGAGATTTCGCTGACGCCGCAGACGGCTCGCCGGTTTGAAGTGGCATTCGGAGAGCGCGTCGCCGTGCTGCATTCGGCGCTTTCGGAGCGCGAGCGTTTCGAAGCGTGGCAAGCCTGCATGCGCGGCGAGATCGACGTGGTGGTGGGCGCCCGTAGCGCGGTCTTCGCGCCGTTACGCGACGTGCGTCTGCTCGTGGTCGACGAATCGCACGAAACCTCGTACAAGCAAGACACCTCGCCGCGCTACCATGCGGTCGCCGTGGCGCGCGAGCGGATGCGTCGCGAAGGCGGCATCCTGTTACTGGGCAGCGCAACGCCGTCGCTCGAAAGTTACGCCGCGGCAACGGCCGGGCGGATCGAGCTGATCGTGCTGCGCGAGCGCGCGACCGCACAAGCGATGCCGGCCGTCCGCATCGTCGATCTCGGCGCGGAATTTGAGGCGGGGAACCGGCGCGTCTTTAGCGGCCCGCTGGTGCAAGCGCTCGCCGATCGGATCGAACGGAAGCAGAAGAGCGTTCTCTTTGTGAACCGCCGCGGCAGCGCGAGTTTCGTGCTCTGCCGAAGCTGCGGCAAGGTTCCGGAATGTCCGCGCTGCAGCGTCTCGCTTACCGCGCACCGCTCCGAATCGCTGCTGCGCTGCCATTACTGCGATTTTCAAACGGCCTTCCCGCAGATGTGCCCCGCGTGCGGCCTTCCGACGATCAAGGAATTCGGCATCGGTACCGAACGCGTGGCGGAAGAAATCGCGCGTCTCTTTCCGCACGCGCACGTGTTGCGCATGGACTCGGATACCACTACGCGCGTCGGCGACCACGCGCGCATTCTCTCGGAATTCGAAGCGAGCGGCGACGTGCTGGTCGGTACGCAGATGGTGGCTAAGGGCTTGGATTTCCCAACCGTCACGCTCGTAGGCGTGGTCGCGGCGGATACGGGCTTGCACATCGCCGATTTTCGCGCTTCCGAGCGCACGTTCGGGCTGATCGCGCAAGTCTGCGGAAGAAGCGGCCGCTCTGCGCCGGGCGAAGCGATCGTGCAGACGTACGCCCCGAATCATCCCGCCATCGTGCTTGCCGCGCAACACGACTACGATACGTTCGCTGCGCGCGAACTGCGGGAACGGCGCCTGCTCGGGTATCCGCCTGCGAAACGACTCGTCTATCTCGGCATCATCGGGCGCAGCCGCACGGACGCGTGGCAAGTGGCCACGGAACTTGCGTCGCTGCTCGCCGAGCGGGTCGCGGGCGAGGTGCTGGGCCCCGCGCCCTACGCGATCGCCCGGCTCAATAACGAATGGCGCTTTCGCATCGCGCTCAAAACCGCGGAGCCGGCGAAGACCCGCCGCGCGCTGCGCGAGCACGTTCTCCCGTTCGCCCGCCGCGAACGCAGAGCCCGCATCGCCATCAATGTCGAGCCTTAG
- a CDS encoding 3-dehydroquinate synthase family protein encodes MDAQEEDRNVAGERVVNRDLGYPIVVDDDVRPAVAEWLRARSTPWIVVCDAHPDVVRIARSIARLVPGSLGVFPFALGEQRKRLSTLEGVLEAMVTAGADRQTLVLGVGGGVASDLFGCAAALYMRGVEYAHVATTLVAMADASIGGKTGVDLPSGKNLAGVFRDPVAVFGHVDALQTLPYRQLREGLAEIVKAAIIEGNDLFEALETLSPHPFWRWPWLDLIGEAIKVKTMIVVDDKHEAGIRELLNLGHTFAHGLEKASEYRIAHGAGVALGLRAAGLLALRTGRFSEEEHLRVLATLALLGMPLQTTVSPARVFDAMQSDKKKRGGKLRFVVPRAIGDVEWGVEAPDRIVRDVLALMTTAPEALG; translated from the coding sequence GTGGATGCACAAGAAGAAGATCGAAATGTAGCCGGCGAGCGCGTCGTCAACCGCGATTTGGGATACCCCATCGTGGTCGACGACGACGTTCGCCCCGCCGTCGCAGAATGGCTCCGCGCGCGTTCCACTCCGTGGATCGTGGTATGCGACGCGCACCCCGACGTCGTCCGGATTGCGCGCAGCATCGCGCGATTGGTCCCGGGCTCGCTGGGCGTGTTCCCCTTCGCGCTCGGGGAGCAGCGCAAGCGTTTATCGACGCTCGAGGGCGTGCTGGAGGCGATGGTTACGGCGGGCGCAGATCGGCAGACGCTCGTACTGGGAGTGGGCGGCGGCGTCGCGAGCGATCTTTTCGGCTGTGCCGCCGCGCTGTATATGCGCGGCGTCGAATACGCGCACGTCGCGACGACGCTGGTCGCGATGGCGGATGCATCGATCGGCGGCAAAACCGGCGTCGATCTGCCCAGCGGCAAAAATCTTGCGGGCGTCTTTCGCGACCCGGTGGCCGTGTTCGGCCACGTCGACGCGTTGCAGACGCTCCCGTATCGGCAGCTGCGCGAAGGCCTCGCCGAAATCGTCAAAGCCGCGATTATCGAAGGCAACGACTTGTTCGAAGCGCTCGAGACGCTCTCGCCGCATCCGTTTTGGCGGTGGCCGTGGCTCGATCTCATCGGCGAAGCGATCAAGGTGAAGACGATGATCGTCGTCGACGACAAGCACGAAGCCGGGATCCGCGAATTGCTCAACCTCGGGCATACCTTCGCGCACGGGCTGGAAAAGGCGAGCGAGTATCGCATCGCGCACGGCGCCGGCGTTGCGCTGGGGTTGCGCGCGGCCGGATTGCTGGCCCTGCGCACGGGCCGCTTTTCGGAAGAAGAGCATCTACGCGTGCTCGCGACGCTCGCGCTCTTGGGTATGCCGTTGCAGACTACCGTCTCACCGGCGCGCGTTTTCGACGCGATGCAGAGCGATAAAAAGAAGCGCGGCGGGAAGCTGCGCTTCGTGGTGCCGCGCGCGATCGGCGATGTGGAATGGGGCGTTGAAGCTCCCGACCGCATCGTGCGCGACGTTCTCGCGCTGATGACGACGGCTCCCGAGGCCCTTGGTTAG
- a CDS encoding shikimate kinase translates to MRRHLALVGFMASGKSTIGKKLARKLQCAFYDTDDLIVEDHGQISDIFYNEGESAFRRYEFDAISHVVEEGEPGVIALGGGAVTYEPTQKLVKKRTHRIFIKISPEQVLDRLHHSKRVRPLLGPTPALSKIKDLYLKRMPTYAHADLVIEADDMTTTQVVDAIVEWMHKKKIEM, encoded by the coding sequence ATGAGGCGACACTTGGCCTTGGTAGGCTTTATGGCCAGTGGAAAATCCACGATCGGCAAAAAACTCGCGCGCAAATTACAATGCGCGTTCTACGATACGGATGATTTGATCGTGGAGGACCACGGCCAGATTTCGGATATTTTTTACAATGAAGGCGAATCGGCGTTTCGCCGCTACGAATTCGATGCGATTTCGCACGTCGTGGAAGAAGGCGAGCCGGGCGTTATCGCATTGGGCGGCGGCGCGGTAACGTACGAACCCACGCAGAAGCTGGTGAAGAAGCGCACGCATCGCATCTTTATCAAGATCTCACCAGAGCAAGTGCTCGACCGGCTGCACCACAGCAAGCGCGTGCGCCCGTTGCTCGGGCCGACGCCGGCGCTCTCAAAGATCAAAGATTTGTACCTTAAGCGCATGCCTACGTACGCGCATGCGGACCTCGTCATCGAGGCGGATGACATGACGACCACGCAAGTGGTAGACGCGATCGTCGAGTGGATGCACAAGAAGAAGATCGAAATGTAG
- the aroC gene encoding chorismate synthase gives MFRYLTAGESHGPALVGILDGLPANLALDVERINQTLARRQGGYGRGGRMKIERDEVEFLAGVRGSRTLGSPIAVLVRNRDFENVRALMDPITGAGKELTNPRPGHADYAGALKYRHRDLRNVLERASARETAMRVCLGAICAQFLEALGIRTSSYVHRIGDVEAPPLEGYTEEDVERSEVRCPDPRTESRMIEAIDRAKAAGDTLGGQFVVRIEGIPVGIGSNRQPDTRLDGVLAGALMAMQTVKAVEVGLGADVASRPGSEAHDHFAMEGGDVVRASNRAGGIEGGMSNGQTIVLRVSVKPIPTLMKALPSVNLHEGTQAAATIVRSDVCVVPAASIVGEAMARLALVAPLLEKYGGDSIDETLDNLRRSNDVAAALFARKEGV, from the coding sequence GTGTTTCGGTACCTTACTGCCGGGGAGTCGCATGGGCCCGCGCTCGTCGGCATCCTCGATGGGCTTCCCGCGAATCTCGCGCTCGATGTCGAGCGCATCAATCAAACCCTAGCGCGCCGGCAGGGCGGTTACGGCCGCGGCGGCCGCATGAAGATCGAGCGCGACGAGGTCGAGTTTCTGGCCGGCGTTCGCGGCAGCCGCACGCTGGGTTCGCCCATCGCGGTCCTGGTTCGCAATCGCGATTTCGAAAACGTCCGTGCCTTGATGGATCCCATCACCGGGGCCGGCAAAGAGTTGACGAATCCGCGCCCCGGCCACGCCGATTACGCGGGAGCGCTCAAATACCGTCATCGCGATCTGCGCAACGTACTGGAGCGCGCGAGCGCGCGTGAAACCGCGATGCGCGTCTGTCTCGGCGCCATTTGCGCGCAATTTTTGGAAGCCTTGGGCATCCGCACGTCCAGTTACGTTCACCGCATCGGCGACGTGGAAGCTCCTCCGCTCGAGGGCTACACGGAAGAAGACGTCGAGCGCAGCGAGGTACGCTGCCCCGATCCGCGCACCGAATCGCGCATGATCGAGGCGATCGATCGCGCCAAAGCTGCGGGCGATACGCTGGGCGGCCAGTTCGTCGTGCGGATCGAAGGCATTCCGGTCGGCATCGGCAGCAACCGGCAGCCCGATACGCGCCTGGACGGCGTGCTGGCGGGCGCATTGATGGCGATGCAAACGGTAAAGGCGGTAGAAGTCGGCCTGGGCGCCGACGTCGCATCGCGCCCGGGCTCGGAGGCGCACGATCATTTCGCGATGGAAGGCGGCGATGTGGTGCGGGCGAGCAATCGTGCCGGAGGCATCGAGGGCGGCATGAGCAACGGGCAAACGATCGTGCTGCGCGTGTCCGTCAAGCCGATTCCCACGTTGATGAAAGCGCTTCCGTCGGTGAATTTGCACGAAGGCACGCAAGCCGCCGCGACGATCGTGCGCAGCGACGTCTGCGTGGTGCCTGCCGCCTCCATCGTCGGCGAAGCGATGGCGCGCCTGGCGCTGGTGGCACCGCTGCTGGAGAAGTACGGCGGCGATTCGATCGACGAAACGCTCGATAATCTGCGGCGCTCGAACGACGTAGCGGCCGCACTATTCGCTCGCAAGGAGGGCGTATGA
- a CDS encoding secretin N-terminal domain-containing protein, with amino-acid sequence MIRVAAACAIALLLLASSQSSMGAEPLISINVQDAELSDVIALLAAEGHVNVVVDASVQKQKITLRLQRVPFEAALDVVLSAHGLEAYRDRGVLVVGSSSAMNLRNAESAPNRAARTQLFALRHARAGELSKELEGALPAGTVIVADERTSSLVVTGDAATLQRTRLLVRSLDVVNRRLLGSANVTHRFLLRFVKPDEVVKELKRIEPAGIYIADPHQNAVLVSGGDRIARAAGSFIKSVDVASPQVLFEVKVADVTPRNDQSNFGLEFGGETLDGQPSPGSTTYAFRGGSIPINVTLNALITEGRAQILATPRLVTLNNKEADLLIGQTYPIVFNTSVLGGQNVQFVDIGVKLRLTPTIGPDGMVTAELHPEYSELLGFTGSGYPIIANRKIDSTLRVANDQTIVLGGLMRDVSSQTIARVPGLSSIPILGAFFKNKQARHERDEIVFLITPHVIFPDGPVPQR; translated from the coding sequence ATGATTCGGGTAGCTGCTGCCTGCGCCATCGCGCTGCTGCTCCTTGCATCGTCGCAGAGTAGTATGGGGGCAGAGCCCCTCATTTCGATCAACGTGCAAGATGCGGAACTCTCGGATGTCATCGCGTTATTGGCGGCCGAGGGCCACGTCAATGTGGTCGTCGATGCCTCGGTACAGAAGCAGAAGATCACCCTGCGATTGCAGAGAGTTCCTTTCGAAGCAGCACTCGACGTTGTTCTGTCGGCGCACGGTTTAGAGGCGTATCGGGATCGCGGCGTCCTCGTCGTCGGATCCTCGTCGGCGATGAATTTACGTAACGCCGAGTCTGCTCCGAATCGCGCTGCTCGAACGCAATTATTCGCGTTACGGCACGCGCGAGCCGGTGAACTTTCAAAAGAGCTTGAAGGGGCGCTGCCGGCGGGAACCGTCATCGTCGCCGACGAGCGAACGTCGTCGCTCGTGGTAACGGGCGATGCCGCAACGCTTCAGAGAACCCGCTTGCTAGTGAGGTCCCTCGACGTCGTCAATCGCCGGCTTCTGGGCTCAGCCAACGTCACGCATCGGTTCCTCCTGCGTTTCGTCAAGCCGGATGAGGTGGTGAAAGAGCTCAAGCGCATCGAACCGGCCGGAATCTATATTGCCGATCCGCATCAAAACGCGGTTCTTGTGAGCGGCGGGGATCGCATTGCGCGGGCCGCCGGCAGCTTCATCAAAAGTGTCGACGTCGCGAGCCCGCAAGTCCTCTTTGAAGTGAAAGTTGCGGACGTCACGCCCCGCAACGATCAAAGCAATTTCGGCCTAGAGTTCGGCGGGGAAACGCTGGACGGCCAGCCGTCGCCGGGAAGCACGACCTACGCGTTCCGGGGCGGCTCGATTCCGATCAACGTGACGCTCAACGCGCTCATTACCGAAGGCCGAGCGCAAATTCTCGCAACGCCTCGATTGGTTACGCTCAATAATAAGGAGGCCGATCTCCTCATCGGTCAGACGTACCCCATCGTCTTTAATACCTCGGTACTCGGTGGACAAAACGTGCAATTTGTGGATATCGGCGTAAAATTACGGCTGACGCCTACCATCGGACCCGACGGAATGGTTACGGCGGAACTGCATCCGGAGTATAGCGAATTGCTCGGGTTTACCGGTTCCGGCTACCCGATCATCGCGAATCGCAAGATCGATTCCACGCTACGTGTCGCGAACGATCAGACGATCGTTCTGGGCGGCCTTATGCGCGATGTCAGCAGCCAAACGATCGCGCGGGTACCGGGCCTATCGAGCATTCCGATTCTCGGCGCGTTCTTCAAAAACAAACAGGCTCGACACGAACGGGACGAAATCGTGTTTCTGATCACCCCGCATGTCATTTTCCCCGACGGACCGGTTCCACAGCGTTAG
- the pilO gene encoding type 4a pilus biogenesis protein PilO produces the protein MKALAARLRIPARWISWSLVVTLGVGGYVLGIAPRQLQLRATLMLAQAAYEQAALNQRVLARSAAIENARSRVRADLAHLIGRANASSTLEASLQLIAREAAEHQVLVHAIVQGSNPRKKHAIESVPITLDVIGRFIPISTFVRDLSRREVLVDVHTVRLEALSGSSEERPLVRGTIDVSIDRILDVKQEE, from the coding sequence ATGAAAGCGCTCGCCGCTCGTCTACGAATACCGGCTCGATGGATCTCCTGGTCGCTTGTCGTCACGCTCGGCGTTGGCGGCTACGTGCTGGGGATCGCGCCGAGACAACTGCAACTGCGCGCCACCCTTATGCTCGCGCAGGCCGCCTACGAACAAGCGGCGTTAAACCAGCGGGTTCTAGCCCGTAGCGCCGCGATCGAAAACGCACGCAGCCGCGTGCGGGCCGACCTGGCCCACCTCATCGGCCGCGCCAACGCGAGTTCGACATTGGAAGCCAGCTTGCAGCTCATCGCCAGAGAGGCGGCGGAACACCAGGTGCTCGTTCACGCAATCGTCCAGGGTTCGAATCCCCGCAAGAAACACGCGATTGAGAGCGTTCCGATAACGCTCGACGTCATCGGCCGTTTTATTCCCATCAGTACGTTCGTACGCGATTTATCGCGCCGCGAGGTGCTCGTTGACGTCCATACCGTTCGTCTCGAAGCGCTCTCGGGATCGTCGGAGGAACGTCCATTAGTTCGAGGCACGATCGACGTTTCGATCGATCGCATCCTTGACGTAAAGCAAGAGGAGTAG